The genomic segment TGGCCGACAGTTAGATATAAATTTCGTTGGGTTCAGTGTTTGCGGGGTAGTGCGGGATGTGAGTAAGTTTGCGGAGCAGAGTTATGCTGAAATCTGGCTGCCCTATACATCGAACAGTAATTTATGTAGCATCAATATTAGCGGATGGGGCGAGGGTCATTCGGGCAGTTTTCAATGCTTTATGTTGGCTCGCAAGCGCAGTGATTTTCCTCTAATTCGCTCGGAGTTGGCTGCTTCTATTAGAAAGATGAATAGTGTGAGTAGGGAGTATAAGCTTGATATTATGAATCAGCCGGATGAATTCTTTGTTCAGATGCTTCATAAGTTTGCCAATACCGGCAATGGTGGCAATCTTGCTAGCAGAACAGTTATTCGCTATTGCATTATCCTGTTTATCGTTCTCTTGGTTCCGGCCATAAACTTATCCGGCCTCACGCAGAGCCGCATGCGTAGACGCATTGCAGAGTTGGGGGTTCGCAAAGCTTTCGGAGCAAACAAGGTAAGCTTATTAATGCAAGTGCTTAGTGAAAATCTTCTACTTACATTAATAGGTAGTTTGTTCGGACTTTTATTTGCTTATCTGGGTTTGTGGACACTTTCGGGTTGGCTTTTGGCCTCCGACCTTGGCGGAGAGGCGACGATGAATGTTTCAATGATCAGTCCGTGGATCTTTTTGATAGCGCTTGTCTTTTGTCTCATTTTCAATTTACTTTCGGCGGGCATTCCGGCTTGGAAGGCAGCGAATACAACAATAGTTAATGCTTTAAATGAAAGGTAATCGGTATGTTTAAACACATCTTTAAATTGATATGGAATAATCGACGCCAAAATGCTTGGCTGGTGTGCGGGTTGTTTGTTATTTCTACCTGCTTATGGTATGCGGTAGATTATTTGTATGCTATCGGGGTAAATCAGAACCGGAGTCTTGGCTTTGACTGGCATCATGTTTATTGTCTCAATGTAGATGTTTATACTCCCGAAAGTCCCAAATTTCAGGCGGACAGCATACATACCAAAGCTGCGGCAGGTGATTTTAATATGTTTATGGACCGTTTGAGGCATAACCCCTCGGTTGAGTCGGCTTGTGTTACACAGATGCATAAACACTATGTATGGTCAAATAGAAGTGCTTCATTAACCCACGATACTGTAACAACGTGGAGTTGGATACGATCTGTAACGCCCGATTACTTTCGCGTGTTTCGTGTGCATGGAGCGGATGGTTCATCGCCCGATAAATTAGCTTCTGAAATGAATCTCACAGATATTATTATCAGCGAGAGATTGGCAAAGAAGCTTTTTACCGGACAGAATGCGGTGGGCAAAATGGTTCGGAATTATAATGGAGACAGCGTACACATATCTGCCATTTGTGAAAACCAGAAATACAATGAATTTACGGGATATCAACCGGCCACGTATATGGCCATTAATCAATCGGCAGACAAAGAACTGGAGTATACCGATATACCCTGGCTCGGCGTTTATATTCGTGTAAAGCCGGATGCTGACAATAGTGAATTTGTGCGCACGTTCAGGAAGCAAATGCGCACGCAGTTAATGGTGGGGAACCTTTATCTGGAAAATATGCGTCCGATGTCTGATTATAGAGACGAACAATTGAAAGATAATCGTAATGAGCTGTATACGTATTTATCGGTAGCCGTATTTTTTCTGATCAATGTATTTCTTGCAGTATTGGGCACCTTCTGGTTTCGTACCCAGCAACGTCGGTCGGAACTGGGCTTGCGTATTGCACTGGGTAGTTCGGCGATGAATATGCGAAACTTACTTTTAGGCGAAGGCTTTGCATTGCTTACAATGGCATTTGTACCTGCTATTGTCGTGGCGTGGAATCTTGGTTTTGCCGAGATGGTATCTGTTAGCCCGGTGGAGTTTACTTTAGGGCGTTTTTTGGCCGGGTTGGCCATTGCCTATTTTTTATTGTTGCTTACCGTGATCGTCGGCGTTTGGTTTCCGGCAAAGCAAGCTCTAAAAATTCAGCCCGCTGAGGCATTGCACGAAGAATAATGCTTTTACAGTAAAAAAGAGAAGAAATTATTTAGCTATGATATATCTAAAAATAAATTATAAATTATCTTTGTGCTTATAATTGTCATAAAGATACATATAACTGAATGAATATACCATATAGACTATTGCTGATTCTGCTCTTTACTACTTTTTATATTCGTGCAGCGGTTAAAGAACGGAACTATAAAATATTGTTTATACAATCTTATACGAAGTCCGATAATTGGTCTGATGAGCTCAATAAAGGGTTGTCTGATGGCTTTAAAGAGGAGGGTATGCCGGTTGAGGTTACGACGGAATATTTGAATGCACACTTTTGGAATGGTGCTTCGGAAAAAGAAATTATACGTCGTATTTGCCGTAGAGCGGCCGATCGGGGAACCGATTTAATCGTAACTTCCAATGATGAAGCTCTGTATGATCTTCTTGTTTGTGGCGATTCATTGCCGGGAAAAATACCGGTAGTCTTCTCCGGCGTGGAATATCCGAACAAGGAAG from the uncultured Bacteroides sp. genome contains:
- a CDS encoding ABC transporter permease encodes the protein MIKQYIRQAITLLKENKLLSIISIAGTALAIAMVMVVIIILQAKTADYEPEVNRSRTLYVKWGSAVSKISSNERNYNRLSLYDIQQAFYPLTTPEAITAVYNYGSMLSTVPGSDDELNCEVLYTDDAFWQVFEFGFLAGRPFSKAAFKAGLKQAVISESTARRLFGGVNEAIGRQLDINFVGFSVCGVVRDVSKFAEQSYAEIWLPYTSNSNLCSINISGWGEGHSGSFQCFMLARKRSDFPLIRSELAASIRKMNSVSREYKLDIMNQPDEFFVQMLHKFANTGNGGNLASRTVIRYCIILFIVLLVPAINLSGLTQSRMRRRIAELGVRKAFGANKVSLLMQVLSENLLLTLIGSLFGLLFAYLGLWTLSGWLLASDLGGEATMNVSMISPWIFLIALVFCLIFNLLSAGIPAWKAANTTIVNALNER
- a CDS encoding ABC transporter permease encodes the protein MFKHIFKLIWNNRRQNAWLVCGLFVISTCLWYAVDYLYAIGVNQNRSLGFDWHHVYCLNVDVYTPESPKFQADSIHTKAAAGDFNMFMDRLRHNPSVESACVTQMHKHYVWSNRSASLTHDTVTTWSWIRSVTPDYFRVFRVHGADGSSPDKLASEMNLTDIIISERLAKKLFTGQNAVGKMVRNYNGDSVHISAICENQKYNEFTGYQPATYMAINQSADKELEYTDIPWLGVYIRVKPDADNSEFVRTFRKQMRTQLMVGNLYLENMRPMSDYRDEQLKDNRNELYTYLSVAVFFLINVFLAVLGTFWFRTQQRRSELGLRIALGSSAMNMRNLLLGEGFALLTMAFVPAIVVAWNLGFAEMVSVSPVEFTLGRFLAGLAIAYFLLLLTVIVGVWFPAKQALKIQPAEALHEE